In the Solanum pennellii chromosome 5, SPENNV200 genome, one interval contains:
- the LOC107020914 gene encoding nicotinate-nucleotide pyrophosphorylase [carboxylating], chloroplastic, with the protein MFENTTQKLFAKNFFKKILFQNPKIPMFRVLPFTTTVHPCAIAAPRLVVKMSAMATKNAGRTVESLVVKPPAHPTYDLKGVIQLALSEDAGDLGDVSCKATIPVDLESEAYFIAKEDGIVAGIALAEMIFAEVDPSLKVEWFIKDGDKVHKGLKFGKVQGKAHNIVIAERVVLNFMQRMSGIATLTKAMADAAHPAYILETRKTAPGLRLVDKWAVLIGGGKNHRMGLFDMVMIKDNHISAAGGVSKALESVDQYLEQNKLQMGVEVETRTLAEVHEVLEYAAQTKTSLTRIMLDNMVIPLSNGDVEVSMLKEAVDLIKGRFETEASGNVTLETVHAIGQTGVTYISSGALTHSVKALDISLKIDTELALEVGRRTNRA; encoded by the exons atgtttgaaaacaCAACACAGAAAttatttgccaaaaatttttttaaaaaaatcctttttcaaaatcccaaaattccAATGTTTAGGGTTCTTCCCTTCACTACAACTGTGCACCCTTGTGCAATTGCAGCTCCAAG GTTGGTTGTGAAAATGTCTGCAATGGCCACCAAGAATGCAGGTAGAACAGTGGAGTCATTAGTAGTGAAGCCACCAGCACACCCCACTTATGATTTAAAGGGTGTTATTCAACTTGCCCTCTCTGAAGATGCTGGGGATTTAG GAGATGTGTCTTGTAAGGCGACAATTCCTGTTGATTTGGAATCCGAAGCTTACTTTATAGCAAAGGAAGATGGGATTGTAGCAGGAATTGCACTTGCTGAGATGATATTCGCGGAAGTTGATCCTTCACTAAAG GTGGAGTGGTTTATAAAGGATGGTGATAAAGTTCATAAAGGCTTGAAATTTGGCAAAGTACAAG GAAAGGCTCACAACATTGTTATAGCTGAGAGGGTGGTTCTCAATTTTATGCAAAGAATGAGTGGAATAGCTACGCTAACTAAG GCAATGGCAGATGCTGCACACCCTGCTTACATATTGGAGACTAGGAAGACGGCTCCAGGATTGCGTTTGGTGGATAAATGGGCG GTATTGATCGGTGGGGGTAAGAATCACAGAATGGGATTATTTGATATGGTAATGATAAAAGACAATCACATATCTGCTGCTGGAGGTGTCAGCAAAGCTCTAGAATCTGTGGATCAGTATTTGGAGCAAAATAAACTGCAAATGGGGGTTGAG GTTGAAACCAGGACTCTTGCAGAAGTACATGAGGTTCTAGAATATGCAGCTCAAACAAAGACTTCATTGACTAGGATAATGCTGGACAATATGGTTATTCCATTATCTAACGGGGATGTTGAGGTATCCATGCTTAAGGAGGCTGTAGATTTGATTAAGGGGAGGTTTGAGACCGAG GCGTCAGGAAATGTTACCCTTGAAACAGTGCACGCGATTGGACAAACTGGTGTTACCTACATTTCTAG CGGTGCCTTGACACATTCTGTGAAAGCACTTGACATTTCTCTGAAAATCGACACAGAGCTCGCCCTTGAAGTTGGACGGCGTACAAATCGAGCATGA
- the LOC107018485 gene encoding probable U3 small nucleolar RNA-associated protein 7, whose translation MVVKVDNTESIPATDEVISEEMDMKKKKYLRGEAANLKDLKDKKLQGQLAVQEELFGKSAAAAAKAEKWLMPSEGGYLEGDGIEKTWRIKQDAIASEVDILSSRKQFDIVLPDFGPYTLEFTPSGRYMAAAGRKGHIAIVDMKNMSAIKELQVRETVRDVVFLHNELFFAAAQKKYPYIYNREGTELHCMKEHGAVLKLQFLRNHFLLASINKFGQLHYQDVTTGQMVANVRTGLGRTDVMQVNPFNGVVAVGHSGGTVSMWKPTSAAPLVKMLCHPGPVTALAFHPNGHLMATAGMERKIKIWDLRKFEVLQTLTGHCKSLDFSQKGLLATATGSFVQVYGDLSGSQNYSRYMTHSVAKGYQVKKVTFRPYEDVLGIGHSMGWSSILIPGSGEPNFDSWVANPFETSKQRREKEIRSLLDKLPPETIMLDPTKIGSVRPERKKEKPSKEDREAEMEAAIEEAKNIHMKKKTKGRSKPSKIAKKKQEAVEKAKKPFLEQHANKKRKPTEETQLPKSLERFVRKKVAA comes from the exons GTCATTTCTGAAGAGATGgatatgaagaaaaagaaataccTTAGGGGCGAAGCAGCGAATTTGAAG gatttgaaagataaaaaattacAGGGTCAGCTTGCTGTGCAAGAAGAGTTATTTGGAAAATCTGCAGCAGCTGCTGCGAAGGCTGAGAAG TGGCTTATGCCAAGTGAGGGTGGTTATCTAGAGGGTGATGGTATTGAGAAGACATGGAGAATAAAGCAGGACGCAATTGCCAGTGAAGTTGACATTTTGAGCTCCAGGAAACAATTTGATATTGTCTTACCAG ATTTTGGTCCTTACACTCTTGAATTCACCCCTAGCGGTCGCTACATGGCTGCAGCTGGACGCAAGGGTCACATTGCTATTGTAGATATGAAAAACATGAGCGCCATTAAAGAACTACAG GTCAGGGAAACAGTGCGTGATGTAGTATTCTTGCATAATGAACTGTTTTTCGCTGCTGCTCAGAAGAA GTACCCGTATATATACAATAGAGAAGGCACGGAGCTCCACTGCATGAAG GAACATGGTGCTGTGCTAAAGCTTCAGTTTTTAAGGAATCACTTCCTTTTGGCTTCTATAAACAAATTTGGTCAGCTGCATTATCAGGATGTTACCACTGGACAGATGGTAGCTAATGTTCGAACTGGCTTGGGTCGTACTGATGTCATGCAAGTAAATCCCTTCAACGGTGTGGTTGCTGTGGGCCATTCTGGTGGCACGGTCAGTATGTGGAAGCCTACAAGTGCTGCGCCCCTTGTGAAGATGCTTTGTCATCCTGGACCAGTTACGGCTCTGGCATTCCATCCTAATGGGCATTTAATGGCAACTGCTGGTATGGAGAGGAAAATAAAGATTTGGGATTTGAGGAAGTTTGAGGTTCTACAAACATTAACAGGTCACTGCAAGTCCTTGGATTTTAGTCAAAAAGGTTTGCTTGCTACTGCAACCGGATCTTTTGTACAAGTTTATGGAGATCTTTCTGGATCCCAGAATTATAGCCGTTATATGACCCACTCTGTTGCGAAAGGATACCAAGTAAAGAAGGTGACATTCAGACCATACGAAGATGTTCTAGGCATAGGACACTCGATGGGTTGGTCTTCTATCTTAATTCCAGGATCCGGAGAACCCAACTTTGATTCTTGGGTGGCAAATCCGTTTGAAACATCTAaacaaagaagagagaaggaaatcCGCTCTCTTCTTGATAAGCTCCCTCCAGAGACTATCATGTTGGATCCAACAAAGATTGGTTCAGTGCGACCAGAAAGGAAGAAGGAAAAGCCATCAAAGGAGGATAGGGAAGCAGAAATGGAAGCTGCTATCGAGGAagctaaaaatattcatatgaagaagaaaacaaaaggtAGAAGCAAGCCTAGTAAGATTGCAAAGAAGAAGCAAGAAGCTGTTGAAAAAGCTAAGAAACCTTTCTTGGAGCAACACGCGAATAAGAAGAGGAAACCCACCGAGGAAACTCAGCTTCCAAAATCTTTAGAACGTTTCGTTAGAAAGAAGGTAGCAGCATGA